A single Anopheles funestus chromosome 2RL, idAnoFuneDA-416_04, whole genome shotgun sequence DNA region contains:
- the LOC125762605 gene encoding myosin heavy chain, muscle isoform X19 has translation MPKPPVQVGDDPDPTEFLFVSLEQKRIDQSKPYDSKKACWVPEEKEGYVLGEIKATKGELVTVALPGGEEKNFKKEQLSQVNPPKFEKVEDMADLTYLNEAAVLHNLRQRYYSRLIYTYSGLFCVVINPYKRYPLYTNRCAKMYRGKRRNEVPPHLFAVSDGAYVNMLTNHENQSMLITGESGAGKTENTKKVIAYFATIGASGKKDENAEKKGSLEDQVVQTNPVLEAFGNAKTVRNDNSSRFGKFIRIHFTGSGKLAGADIETYLLEKARVISQQTLERSYHIFYQIMSGSVKGLKEICFLSNNIHDYHIVAQGKTTIPSVDDGEEMQITDEAFNVLGFTQEEKDNIYRITSAVMHMGRMQFKQKGREEQAEADGTEDGDKVAKLLGVATDDLYKNLLKPRIKVGNEFVTKGQNKDQVTNSVGALCKGIFDRLFKWLVKKCNETLDTKQKRAQFIGVLDIAGFEIFDFNGFEQLCINFTNEKLQQFFNHHMFVLEQEEYKKEGINWAFIDFGMDLLACIDLIEKPMGILSILEEESMFPKATDQTFAEKLMTNHLGKSAPFMKPRPPKPGIPAGHFAIGHYAGVVSYNITGWLEKNKDPLNDTVVDQFKKGSNALMVEIFADHPGQSADPAAAKGGRGKKGAGFATVSSSYKEQLNNLMTTLKSTQPHFVRCIIPNEMKTAGVVDAHLVMHQLTCNGVLEGIRICRKGFPNRMMYPDFKLRYMILNPKGVEAEKDLKKTAQVIMDAAGLDSELYRLGNTKVFFRAGVLGQMEEFRDERLSKIMSWMQAWCRGYLSRKEFKKMQEQRVSLEIVQRNLRKYLKLRTWAWWKLWQKVKPLLNVSRVEDQIAKLEEKAQKAQEAYEKEEKMRKELEALNSKLLAEKTALLDSLSGEKGALQEYQEKAAKLTAQKNDLENQLRDTQERLAQEEDARNQLFQTKKKLEQEIASQKKDAEDLELQIQKIEQDKASKDHQIRNLNDEIAHQDELINKLNKEKKMQGEVNQKTAEELQAAEDKVNHLNKVKAKLEQTLDELEDSLEREKKLRGDVEKAKRKVEGDLKLTQEAVADLERNKKELEQTVLRKDKEISALSAKLEDEQSLVGKLQKQIKELQARIEELEEEVEAERQARAKAEKQRADLARELEELGERLEEAGGATSAQIELNKKREAELAKLRRDLEEANIQHEGTLANLRKKHNDAVAEMAEQVDQLNKLKTKAEKERTQYFAELNDARIGCDQLSNEKAAQEKIAKQLQHTLNEVQSKLDETNRTLNDFDASKKKLSIENSDLLRQLEDAESQVSQLSKIKISLTQQLEDTKRLADEEARERATLLGKFRNLEHDLDNLREQVEEEAEGKGDIQRQLSKANAEAQLWRSKYESEGVARAEELEEAKRKLQARLAEAEETIESLNQKCVALEKTKQRLATEVEDLQLEVDRASSIANAAEKKQKAFDKIIGEWKLKVDDLAAELDASQKECRNYSTELFRLKGAYEEGQEQLEAVRRENKNLADEVKDLLDQIGEGGRNIHEIEKSRKRLEAEKDELQAALEEAEAALEQEENKVLRAQLELSQVRQEIDRRIQEKEEEFENTRKNHQRALDSMQASLEAEAKGKAEALRMKKKLEADINELEIALDHANKANAEAQKNIKRYQQQLKDVQSALEEEQRARDDAREQLGISERRANALQNELEESRTLLEQADRGRRQAEQELSDAHEQLNEVSAQNASIAAAKRKLESELQTLHSDLDELLNEAKNSEEKAKKAMVDAARLADELRAEQDHAQTQEKLRKALEQQIKELQVRLDEAESNALKGGKKAIQKLEQRVRELESELDSEQRRHADAQKNLRKSERRIKELTFQSEEDRKNHERMQDLVDKLQQKIKTYKRQIEEAEEIAALNLAKFRKAQQELEEAEERADIAEQAATKFRTKGGRAGSVQRGASPAPQRQPSAMPVLAGLNLPTFDDHGF, from the exons ATGCCGAAGCCACCAGTTCAGGTCGGAGATGATCCCGATCCAACTGAGttccttttcgtttcgcttgaGCAGAAGCGTATCGATCAGAGCAAGCCGTACGACTCCAAGAAGGCTTGCTGGGTTCCGGAAGAGAAGGAGGGCTATGTGTTGGGTGAAATCAAGGCCACCAAGGGTGAGCTGGTCACCGTCGCTCTGCCGGGTGGTGAG gagaaaaacttcaaaaaggaACAACTTTCGCAAGTGAATCCGCCGAAGTTTGAAAAAGTCGAAGATATGGCCGATCTGACCTATCTAAATGAAGCTGCCGTACTCCACAATTTACGCCAAAGATACTACTCCAGACTGATCTAT ACCTACTCGGGCTTGTTCTGCGTTGTCATCAACCCGTACAAGCGTTACCCGCTGTATACCAACCGTTGCGCCAAGATGTACCGTGGCAAGCGCCGTAATGAAGTGCCGCCCCATCTGTTCGCCGTCTCTGACGGTGCCTACGTCAACATGTTGACCAACCACGAGAACCAGTCTATGTTGATTACCGGTGAATCTGGTGCCGGAAAGACTGAGAACACGAAGAAGGTCATTGCGTACTTCGCCACCATTGGCGCTTCGGGCAAGAAGGACGAGAACGCTGAGAAGAAGGGCTCCCTGGAAGATCAGGTCGTCCAGACTAACCCCGTACTTGAGGCCTTCGGTAACGCTAAGACCGTCCGTAACGATAACTCGTCTCGTTTC GGTAAGTTCATCCGTATCCACTTCACTGGAAGCGGTAAGCTGGCTGGTGCCGATATTGAGACTTACCTGCTGGAGAAGGCCCGTGTCATCTCGCAGCAGACTCTGGAGCGTTCGTACCATATCTTCTACCAGATCATGTCTGGTTCCGTCAAGGGATTGAAAG AAATCTGTTTTCTCTCCAACAACATCCATGACTACCATATCGTGGCCCAGGGCAAAACGACAATCCCGAGCGTAGACGATGGAGAAGAAATGCAGATCACCGAT GAAGCCTTCAACGTTCTGGGTTTCACTCAGGAGGAGAAGGACAACATCTACCGCATCACTTCCGCTGTCATGCACATGGGTCGCATGCAGTTCAAGCAGAAGGGTCGCGAAGAGCAGGCTGAGGCTGATGGTACCGAGGATGGTGACAAGGTTGCCAAGCTGCTCGGTGTCGCCACTGACGATCTGTACAAGAATCTGCTGAAGCCCCGTATTAAGGTCGGTAACGAGTTCGTCACCAAGGGTCAGAACAAGGACCAGGTCACCAACTCGGTCGGTGCCCTTTGCAAGGGTATCTTCGATCGTCTCTTCAAGTGGCTCGTCAAGAAGTGTAACGAGACTCTGGACACCAAGCAGAAGCGTGCCCAGTTCATTGGTGTACTGGATATTGCAGGTTTCGAAATCTTCGAC TTCAACGGTTTCGAGCAGCTGTGTATTAACTTCACCAATGAGAAGCTGCAGCAGTTCTTCAACCACCACATGTTCGTCCTGGAGCAGGAAGAATACAAGAAAGAAGGTATCAACTGGGCCTTCATCGATTTCGGTATGGACTTGCTGGCCTGTATTGATCTGATTGAAAAG CCCATGGGTATCCTGTCGATTCTTGAGGAAGAGTCTATGTTCCCGAAGGCCACTGATCAGACCTTTGCTGAGAAGCTGATGACCAACCATCTCGGCAAGTCGGCTCCGTTCATGAAGCCGCGCCCACCGAAGCCAGGTATCCCGGCTGGTCACTTCGCCATCGGTCACTACGCTGGTGTTGTGTCGTACAACATCACCGGATGGCTTGAGAAGAACAAGGATCCGCTGAACGACACTGTCGTCGACCAGTTCAAGAAGGGTAGCAACGCCCTGATGGTTGAGATCTTCGCTGATCACCCAGGCCAGTCGGCTGATCCGGCCGCTGCCAAGGGAGGTCGTGGCAAGAAGGGCGCTGGTTTCGCCACTGTCTCGTCCTCGTACAAGGAACAGCTGAACAACCTGATGACGACGCTGAAGTCTACTCAGCCTCACTTCGTCCGTTGTATCATTCCCAACGAAATGAAGACGGCCGGTGTCGTTGATGCTCACTTGGTCATGCACCAGCTGACTTGTAACGGTGTACTTGAAGGTATCCGTATTTGCCGTAAGGGCTTCCCTAACCGCATGATGTACCCTGACTTCAAGCTGCG GTACATGATCCTTAATCCTAAGGGAGTCGAGGCCGAGAAAGACTTGAAGAAAACTGCCCAAGTCATCATGGATGCGGCCGGTCTCGACAGTGAATTGTATCGTCTCGGAAACACAAAG GTCTTCTTCCGTGCCGGTGTCCTGGGTCAGATGGAGGAGTTCCGTGATGAACGTCTCAGCAAGATCATGTCCTGGATGCAGGCCTGGTGCCGTGGTTACCTGTCGCGTAAGGAGTTCAAGAAGATGCAGGAACAGCGCGTCTCCCTGGAGATCGTCCAGCGCAATCTGCGCAAGTACCTGAAGCTGCGTACCTGGGCCTGGTGGAAGTTGTGGCAGAAGGTCAAGCCTCTGCTTAACGTTTCCCGTGTTGAGGACCAGATTGCT AAACTAGAAGAGAAGGCCCAGAAGGCTCAGGAAGCCTATGAGAAGGAAGAGAAGATGCGCAAGGAGCTGGAAGCTCTCAACAGCAAGCTGTTGGCTGAGAAGACCGCTCTGTTGGATTCGCTGTCCGGTGAAAAGGGAGCCCTCCAGGAATACCAGGAGAAGGCCGCCAAGTTGACCGCCCAGAAGAACGACCTGGAGAACCAGCTGCGC GACACCCAGGAGCGCCTGGCCCAGGAAGAGGATGCCCGCAACCAGCTCTTCCAGACCAAGAAGAAGTTGGAGCAGGAAATTGCCAGCCAGAAGAAGGACGCCGAGGACCTGGAACTGCAGATCCAGAAGATTGAGCAGGACAAGGCCTCCAAGGATCACCAGATCCGCAACTTGAACGATGAGATTGCCCACCAGGATGAGCTCATCAACAAGCTGAACAAGGAGAAGAAGATGCAGGGTGAGGTCAACCAGAAGACCGCCGAGGAACTGCAGGCCGCCGAAGACAAGGTGAACCACCTGAACAAGGTGAAGGCCAAGCTGGAGCAGACTCTGGATGAGCTGGAGGACTCGCTCGAGCGTGAGAAGAAGCTCCGCGGTGATGTTGAGAAGGCTAAGCGCAAGGTTGAGGGTGACCTGAAGCTGACCCAGGAGGCTGTTGCCGATCTGGAGCGCAACAAGAAGGAGCTGGAGCAGACCGTCCTGCGCAAGGACAAGGAAATCTCCGCTCTGTCCGCCAAGCTGGAAGACGAACAGTCGCTGGTTGGCAAGCTGCAGAAGCAGATCAAGGAACTGCAGGCTCGCATTGAGGAGCTTGAGGAGGAAGTCGAGGCCGAGCGTCAGGCCCGCGCCAAGGCTGAGAAGCAGCGTGCTGATCTGGCTCGCGAGCTTGAGGAACTGGGCGAGCGTCTGGAGGAGGCTGGCGGTGCCACCTCGGCCCAGATTGAGCTGAACAAGAAGCGTGAGGCTGAGCTGGCTAAGCTGCGTCGCGATCTGGAGGAAGCCAACATCCAGCATGAGGGCACTCTGGCTAACCTGCGCAAGAAGCACAACGATGCCGTTGCTGAGATGGCCGAGCAGGTCGATCAGCTGAACAAACTGAAGACCAA AGCTGAGAAAGAGCGCACTCAATACTTTGCTGAGTTGAACGATGCCCGCATCGGTTGCGATCAGCTTTCCAACGAAAAG GCCGCCCAGGAGAAGATCGCCAAGCAGCTGCAGCACACTCTGAACGAAGTACAAAGCAAGTTGGACGAAACCAACCGCACTCTGAACGATTTCGATGCCTCCAAGAAGAAGCTGTCGATCGAGAACTCCGATCTGCTGCGCCAGCTGGAGGATGCCGAGTCGCAGGTGTCGCAGCTGAGCAAGATCAAGATCTCGCTCACTCAGCAGCTCGAGGATACCAAGCGTCTTGCCGACGAGGAGGCTCGCGAACGCGCCACTCTGCTGGGCAAGTTCCGCAACCTGGAACACGACCTGGACAATCTGCGCGAGCAGGTTGAGGAGGAGGCTGAGGGCAAGGGAGACATCCAGCGCCAGCTCAGCAAGGCCAACGCTGAGGCTCAGCTGTGGCGCAGCAAGTACGAGTCCGAGGGTGTTGCCCGCGCCGAGGAGCTTGAGGAAGCTAAGCGTAAGCTGCAGGCCCGCCTTGCCGAGGCTGAGGAGACCATTGAGTCGCTGAACCAGAAGTGCGTTGCCCTGGAGAAGACCAAGCAGCGCCTGGCCACCGAGGTCGAGGATCTGCAGCTCGAGGTTGACCGTGCCTCGTCGATTGCCAATGCTGCCGAGAAGAAGCAGAAGGCCTTCGACAAGATCATTGGAGAATGGAAGCTGAAGGTCGACGATCTGGCCGCCGAGCTGGATGCCTCGCAGAAGGAGTGCCGCAACTACTCGACCGAGCTGTTCCGTCTGAAGGGTGCCTACGAAGAGGGCCAGGAGCAGCTTGAAGCTGTTCGCCGTGAGAACAAGAACCTGGCCGATGAGGTCAAGGATCTGCTGGACCAGATCGGTGAGGGTGGCCGCAACATCCATGAGATTGAGAAGTCTCGCAAGCGTCTGGAAGCCGAAAAGGACGAACTCCAGGCCGCTCTGGAGGAGGCTGAAGCCGCCCTGGAGCAGGAGGAGAACAAGGTTCTGCGTGCTCAGCTTGAACTGTCTCAGGTCCGTCAAGAAATTGACCGCCGCATCCAGGAGAAGGAAGAAGAGTTCGAGAACACCCGCAAGAACCACCAGCGCGCCCTGGACTCGATGCAGGCTTCCCTGGAGGCTGAAGCCAAGGGCAAGGCCGAGGCTCTGCGCATGAAGAAGAAGCTGGAAGCCGACATCAACGAGCTGGAAATTGCTCTGGATCACGCCAACAAG GCTAACGCTGAGGCCCAGAAGAACATCAAGCGctaccagcagcagctgaaGGATGTCCAGAGTGCCCTGGAAGAGGAACAGCGCGCCCGCGACGATGCCCGCGAACAGCTGGGTATCTCGGAACGCCGTGCCAACGCCCTCCAGAACGAACTGGAAGAATCGCGTACCCTGCTGGAACAGGCCGACCGTGGTCGCCGCCAGGCCGAGCAGGAGCTCAGCGATGCTCACGAACAGCTGAACGAAGTGTCCGCCCAGAACGCTTCGATCGCCGCCGCCAAGAGGAAGCTCGAGTCTGAGCTGCAGACTCTGCACTCGGATCTGGATGAGCTGCTGAACGAGGCCAAGAACTCCGAGGAGAAGGCCAAGAAGGCAATGGTTGATGCCGCCCGCCTGGCTGATGAGCTGCGCGCCGAGCAGGACCATGCCCAGACCCAGGAGAAGCTGCGCAAGGCACTTGAGCAGCAGATCAAGGAACTGCAGGTCCGCCTGGACGAAGCCGAATCGAACGCCCTGAAGGGAGGCAAGAAGGCCATCCAGAAGCTGGAACAGCGCGTCCGCGAGCTCGAGTCGGAGCTGGACAGCGAACAGAGACGACATGCCGATGCCCAGAAGAACCTGCGCAAGTCGGAGCGTCGCATCAAGGAGCTGACCTTCCAGTCGGAGGAAGACCGCAAGAACCACGAGCGCATGCAGGATCTGGTTGACAAGCTGCAGCAGAAGATCAAGACTTACAAGAGGCAGATTGAGGAAGCCGAGGAGATCGCCGCCCTCAACTTGGCCAAGTTCCGCAAGGCCCAGCAGGAGCTGGAGGAGGCCGAGGAGCGCGCCGACATTGCCGAACAAGCTGCCACCAAATTCCGTACCAAGGGAGGACGTGCCGGTTCCGTACAGCGTGGTGCTAGCCCAGCA CCCCAGAGACAGCCGTCTGCCATGCCTGTTCTTGCAGGACTGAACCTTCCCACATTCGACGATCACGGTTTCTAA